A genomic segment from Capra hircus breed San Clemente chromosome 7, ASM170441v1, whole genome shotgun sequence encodes:
- the LOC108636419 gene encoding translation initiation factor IF-2-like, producing the protein MAQNQGTHLNHPHTDPQQRTKGTHGLQTRTQGVQKRKRAGRRAELGKDKRPERREFPPLPGSRRHQGTSGSHWAEPRASTRSQSGARDGWRRSGDRGAGEPFSPAGRALQVEGGGQKRAKELSHPQRGEGARRSTKEGASDRRVTLRPRPRLPAVPRAGRRSQRGDSQRLRGALGPRDPPRARRQVPPATPGQPGWKPTPARAGSRDSGLRAPRASAQLPGPPPTPPPAPAPRAPVGGRGTHLRGGGRSPGRKRERRAEFVARLRLPGRGQAERAAAAGAAGAPGDSARRAHSAPGSGSRARPAPRPAARRGLRNAVPAGSRAASRGSPRGGLRPGGWHLLAARRRRPAGAPARGRERGQGRDRESPEARGAAGRGGRAGCPERGRGKCPTGSLRPARGWDDCSRERDKNPQNRPPPPNPRLPAPAAEPFSSRTTPSAHSMTKFVPKLQTWNPGINPFPLPRAPKQDRTGRQGSGMFQSEGFIPKSPDAAHY; encoded by the exons ATGGCTCAAAATCAAGGAACACATCTGAATCATCCTCACACCGACCCTCAGCAGCGGACAAAGGGGACCCACGGTTTACAGACAAGAACACAGGGTGTCCAGAAAAG AAAACGGGCAGGAAGGCGTGCGGAGCTGGGCAAGGACAAGAGACCAGAGCGCAGGGAATTTCCACCGCTTCCCGGCTCTCGCCGACACCAGGGCACCTCGGGCAGCCACTGGGCTGAGCCCCGCGCTTCCACCCGAAGCCAGTCCGGGGCGAGGGACGGGTGGAGAAGGAGTGGCGATCGGGGAGCCGGGGAGCCTTTCTCACCGGCAGGGAGAGCTCTCCAAGTTGAGGGTGGGGGGCAGAAGAGGGCGAAAGAACTATCTCACCCACAGAGGGGCGAGGGCGCCAGGAGAAGCACGAAGGAAGGAGCCTCGGACAGGAGGGTGACCCTTCGCCCACGGCCTCGGCTCCCAGCGGTGCCGAGGGCTGGTCGGAGAAGTCAGCGGGGGGACTCGCAGCGGTTGCGAGGCGCGCTCGGTCCCCGAGACCCTCCCCGGGCGCGGCGCCAGGTCCCCCCCGCGACCCCCGGGCAGCCCGGGTGGAAACCCACGCCCGCGCGCGCGGGCAGCCGAGACAGCGGGCTCAGGGCGCCGCGGGCATCCGCGCAACTTCCCGGGCCCCCTCCCACGCCCCCACCCGCGCCCGCGCCCCGCGCGCCCGTCGGCGGCCGCGGCACCCACCTGCGCGGCGGCGGGCGCAGCCCGGGACGGAAGCGCGAGCGGCGGGCGGAGTTCGTCGCGAGGCTCCGGCTCCCGGGGCGGGGACAGGCCGagcgcgcggcggcggcgggggcggcgggggctcCGGGTGACTCCGCCCGCCGCGCGCACTCCGCTCCGGGGAGCGGCTCCCgggcccgccccgcgccccgTCCTGCCGCGCGCAGGGGGTTGCGGAACGCGGTCCCCGCGGGGTCGCGCGCCGCGTCCCGGGGGTCTCCCCGCGGGGGCCTCCGTCCCGGGGGTTGGCACTTACTCGCGGCCCGGAGGCGGCGGCCAGCCGGGGCTCCCGcccggggcagggagaggggtcaAGGCCGCGACCGAGAGTCCCCGGAGGCCCGAGGAGCCGCCGGGCGAGGTGGCCGCGCAGGCTGCCCGGAGCGAGGCCGCGGAAAATGTCCGACTGGCTCCCTCCGCCCGGCGCGGGGCTGGGACGACTGCTCCCGAGAGAGGGATAAGAACCCTCagaaccgccccccccccccaaaccccCGCCTTCCTGCTCCCGCCGCGG aacCCTTTTCATCCCGCACGACGCCCAGCGCGCACTCTATGACCAAGTTCGTCCCTAAACTGCAGACATGGAACCCAGGAATCAATCCCTTTCCCCTTCCCCGAGCCCCAAAGCAGGACAGAACTGGGCGCCAGGGATCTGGAATGTTCCAGTCGGAAGGGTTTATACCCAAGTCGCCAGACGCTGCGCATTACTGA